The Thermodesulfobacteriota bacterium region CATATTTTTCATTCTAACATTTATTGTCTGTTTTTCTTCAGATATGACCCATTCTTCGGAAGACAAGATCATGGACAGCATAATGAGTGAATTACCTGGGTTTGAAGAGCTAAAAAAATATCATCCAGATGTATATCAGGAGATATTGGTACAAATACAAGAGTATGCTAAAAGCGGTGACGAAGATACAATTAAGTCGATCGTGCAAGCGCAGGTCATGGCCATGTTTGCCAAAGACGTTCTCAAGGCTCCGCCTGAGGCGATAGTTGAATATTTAAATTCTACCAACAAACTAATTGATTATGCGAGTGAAAGAGATCCTAAGTGCTGTGATAGCTTTCTTAGAGGGGACACAAGGTGCTTTGAGCAAATCCTTAGTTTCGCAGAAATGAAAGAATATCTAACGATGATGGGAAATGTTATCAGACTGGCACATACAAAAACTTCTACTCAAAAGTTAGATGAAGAAAAGGCAACAGCTGACATCGTGAAAATCTCCACTAGTGACGAGCTTCCTGTAGGGGATAACTGTAAGTTATCGATATATATTTTCGAAAGCTTCGCAGAGTTGCCACCCGATAGAATGTCCAACGCATTTAAGTACATGATACAGTCTGTAGCACCGCAGTAGTAAGTTTAGATTGTGAGAATGAATATTTTGTTACTTGCTGCAGTATTTCTTTAAATATTCAGGAGCTAATATATAACCCTTATCTGAGGCTGTTTTCATATCCCTACAACCCGCCTCTATCTGACCTAATTTAAACTCAGCGATCGCTCTTCCGACATAGGAAGGAATGTTTTCCGGATTAAGCTCAATGCTCTTATTATAGTCAGCTATTGAGCCTTCGTATTCACCCAATGCACGTTTAGCATATGCCCTATATTCGTAGGAAAAAGGTGAGTTAGGATTGTGTTCTATATATATATTTAAATCATCCAGAGCTGAGCGGAAATCAAGAAGCTTAATCTCGCATATTGCCCTAGCATAATAGGCAACATACATATTCGGATCAAGTTCTAAAACTTTGCTGTAATTATAGACCGCTTTTTTGTACTCAGATAACTCTTGATAGAAAAATGCTAGATTGTAATAAGCAGGCACATAATCGGGACTAAGCTCAATTGCTTTTTTGTAGTCAGATATTGCGCCTTGATTATCGCCATTTAGAGACTTTTGCTGTGCAGAGGAAACATAGTCTTGCGCCGATTTTGCTAATGC contains the following coding sequences:
- a CDS encoding tetratricopeptide repeat protein, which codes for MIPFKRLFLLLAITAVMQGVALAKSAQDYVSSAQQKSLNGDNQGAISDYKKAIELSPDYVPAYYNLAFFYQELSEYKKAVYNYSKVLELDPNMYVAYYARAICEIKLLDFRSALDDLNIYIEHNPNSPFSYEYRAYAKRALGEYEGSIADYNKSIELNPENIPSYVGRAIAEFKLGQIEAGCRDMKTASDKGYILAPEYLKKYCSK